A single genomic interval of Mangifera indica cultivar Alphonso chromosome 5, CATAS_Mindica_2.1, whole genome shotgun sequence harbors:
- the LOC123216481 gene encoding regulator of nonsense transcripts 1 homolog isoform X1: MSLPIQVAEKPRSTLQPYAWYRIPLTTRQTHASLPNYVGACFERCFKRLNTLCITHTRVLFLCLLTHHLNDNTYPNPPALTTTYTHTVRFIFTFSLSPSHIPSTKTLTLIFFLKIISTPFCSFCSMDSQQNNLFETASQPDTGTDAYTFLEFNTQGESEFDAYPEFRSPVSWPTPSDSLAVDPASTSTPTTPTTPSDSRGVSSSSDHHLHHHHNHHRHPDSLAATSSPSKRGTNNNSNNNNNTNTSSSQIVDGLAALSFEETGDDGEGFEYGKADFTEHACRYCGVSNPACVVRCNVPSCRKWFCNSRGNTSGSHIVNHLVRAKHKEVCLHKDSPLGETILECYNCGCRNVFLLGFISAKTESVVVLLCREPCLNVNALKDMNWDLSQWCPLIDDRCFLQWLVKVPSEQEQLRARQISAQQINKVEELWKTNPDATLEDLEKPGVDDEPQPVALKYEDAYQYQNVFAPLIKLEADYDKMMKESQSKDNVTIRWDIGLNKKRIAYFVFPKEDNELRLVPGDELRLRYSGDAAHPAWQSVGHVIKLTAQEEVALELRASQGVPVDISHGFSVDFVWKSTSFDRMQGAMKTFAVDETSVSGYIYHHLLGHEVEVQMVRNTLPRRFGAPGLPELNASQVFAVKSVLQRPISLIQGPPGTGKTVTSAAIVYHMAKQGQGQVLVCAPSNVAVDQLAEKISATGLKVVRLCAKSREAVSSPVEHLTLHYQVRHLDTSEKSELHKLQQLKDEQGELSSSDEKKYKALKRATEREISQSADVICCTCVGAGDPRLANFRFRQVLIDESTQATEPECLIPLVLGAKQVVLVGDHCQLGPVIMCKKAARAGLAQSLFERLVLLGLKPIRLQVQYRMHPSLSEFPSNSFYEGTLQNGVTVNERQSTGIDFPWPVPNRPMFFYVQMGQEEISASGTSYLNRTEAANVEKIVTTFLRSGVVPSQIGVITPYEGQRAYIVNYMSRNGALRQQLYKEIEVASVDSFQGREKDYIILSCVRSNEHQGIGFLNDPRRLNVALTRARYGIVILGNPKVLSKQPLWNGLLTHYKEHECLVEGPLNNLKQSMVQFQKPKKIYNDRRLYVGGGPGIVSNDISSSSPNADRRGGRGRGSYMPPGPPNGSHKPGVHPGGFPMPRVPLPPFQGGPPSQPYAIPTRGPVHGPVGAVPHVPQPGSRGFGTGRGNAGAPIGSHLQHQQATQQTIGTVGSTFNFPSLENPNSQPSVGGPLTQPGFVNNMPVQGASQTFRDGFSIGGMSQDFLGDDFKSQGSHVPYNVADFSTQASQSGYTVDYVTQGAQSGFPGNFLNQNSQAGYSRFGSGNDFMSQDYMAHGSQGLFTQVGFNDRTQDDASQSHFGVTNSNQLQSQGLMNSLYSQPFAHYNTQPLNMHASSQQQPQPGQGSQNQKVHYNS, translated from the exons ATGTCACTTCCCATCCAAGTGGCCGAAAAACCGCGCTCCACACTCCAGCCATATGCTTGGTATCGAATCCCCCTCACAACAAGACAGACCCACGCTTCTCTGCCCAATTACGTCGGCGCGTGTTTTGAGCGTTGTTTTAAACGCTTGAATACCCTCTGTATCACTCACACGCGCGTTCTGTTTCTCTGTCTTCTCACTCACCACCTTAACGACAACACATACCCAAACCCTCCCGCTTTAACAACAACATACACTCACACAGTTCGCTTCATTTttactttctctctctccccctCTCATATTCCTTCaacaaaaaccctaaccctaattttctttctaaaaataatatccACACCTTTTTGTTCGTTTTGTTCCATGGATTCTCAGCAAAACAACCTTTTCGAAACGGCATCACAGCCCGATACGGGAACCGACGCTTACACCTTTCTCGAATTCAACACACAAGGCGAGTCCGAGTTTGACGCGTATCCAGAATTTCGTTCGCCGGTATCCTGGCCCACACCTTCCGATTCTCTCGCAGTGGACCCCGCTTCCACGTCGACTCCTACCACCCCAACGACCCCTTCCGATTCACGCGGTGTATCTTCCTCCTCCGATCACCACCTCCATCACCACCACAATCACCACAGGCACCCCGATTCTCTTGCTGCCACGTCATCTCCTTCTAAAAGAGGAACGAACAATAACagtaataacaacaataacacTAATACAAGTAGTAGTCAGATTGTGGACGGGCTTGCTGCGTTGAGTTTCGAGGAGACGGGCGATGACGGGGAGGGGTTCGAGTATGGGAAAGCAGATTTCACGGAGCACGCTTGTCGGTACTGTGGGGTCTCGAACCCAGCGTGTGTTGTAAGGTGCAATGTCCCGTCGTGTCGTAAGTGGTTCTGTAATTCCAGAGGCAACACCTCCGGCTCACACATCGTCAATCACCTG GTTCGAGCAAAACACAAGGAAGTCTGTCTTCATAAAGACAGTCCTCTGGGAGAGACTATCCTTGAATGCTACAACTGTGGATGCCGAAATGTATTCCTTCTTGGCTTTATATCAGCAAAGACGGAGAGTGTTGTTGTTCTTCTCTGTAGGGAACCTTGCTTGAATGTAAATGCTTTGAAGGACATGAATTGGGATCTCAGTCAGTGGTGCCCCTTGATTGATGATAGGTGTTTCTTGCAATGGCTTGTTAAG GTCCCATCTGAACAGGAGCAGTTGAGGGCACGTCAGATCAGTGCTCAACAAATTAACAAGGTAGAAGAACTTTGGAAGACAAATCCTGATGCTACCCTTGAAGATCTCGAGAAGCCTGGTGTGGATGATGAACCTCAACCGGTGGCCTTGAAGTATGAAGATGCATATCAG TATCAAAATGTATTTGCACCACTTATCAAGCTTGAAGCTGACTATGATAAA ATGATGAAAGAATCCCAAAGCAAGGACAATGTCACAATCAGATGGGATATCGGTCTTAACAAGAAACGTATTGCATATTTTGTGTTTCCAAAG GAAGACAATGAGTTACGTTTAGTACCTGGCGATGAGTTGCGGTTGCGTTATTCGGGGGATGCAGCTCATCCAGCATGGCAGTCAGTTGGGCATGTG ATCAAGCTAACTGCACAAGAGGAGGTTGCACTTGAGCTTCGTGCGAGTCAG GGGGTTCCGGTTGATATAAGTCATGGATTCAGTGTCGATTTTGTGTGGAAGAGCACAAGCTTTGATAGGATGCAAGGGGCGATGAAAACTTTTGCTGTTGATGAAACAAGTGTCAGTGG GTATATTTACCACCACTTGTTGGGCCATGAGGTTGAGGTTCAGATGGTTCGCAATACACTGCCTCGCCGTTTTGGTGCACCTGGTCTTCCAGAGCTGAATGCATCACAA GTTTTTGCCGTAAAGAGTGTCCTCCAGAGGCCTATAAGTTTAATTCAAGGTCCACCTGGCACAGGGAAAACTGTCACTTCTGCAGCTATTGTATACCACATGGCCAAACAGGGCCAAGGGCAG GTTTTGGTGTGCGCACCAAGCAATGTTGCTGTTGACCAGCTAGCTGAAAAGATAAGTGCCACTGGATTAAAG GTTGTTAGACTTTGTGCCAAATCAAGGGAAGCTGTGAGCTCTCCAGTTGAGCATTTAACCCTTCATTACCAG GTTCGACATCTTGACACATCTGAGAAGAGTGAACTTCACAAGTTACAACAATTGAAAGATGAACAAG gAGAGTTGTCGAGCAGTGATGAGAAAAAATACAAGGCACTTAAGCGAGCAACAGAGAGGGAAATTTCACAGAGTGCTGATGTCATTTGTTGCACATGTGTTGGAGCTGGAGATCCTCGATTGGCAAATTTTAGATTCCGCCAG GTACTTATTGATGAGTCTACTCAGGCAACCGAACCTGAGTGTCTTATTCCTTTGGTTCTTGGGGCAAAACAG GTTGTTCTTGTCGGTGATCATTGCCAACTGGGTCCAGTCATTATGTGCAAGAAAGCAGCTCGTGCTGGGCTTGCTCAGTCTCTTTTTGAACGCCTTGTTTTACTTGGTTTAAAACCAATTAGATTACAG GTTCAATACCGCATGCACCCATCTCTGTCTGAATTTCCTTCCAATAGCTTCTATGAAGGCACTCTACAAAATGGTGTGACCGTCAATGAGAGGCAATCAACAGGAATTGATTTTCCGTGGCCTGTTCCGAATCGTCCCATGTTTTTTTATGTACAG atgGGACAAGAAGAGATTAGTGCCAGTGGAACATCCTATTTAAATCGAACTGAAGCTGCAAATGTTGAGAAAATTGTAACTACTTTCTTAAGGAGCGGGGTGGTCCCTAGCCAG ATTGGGGTGATAACACCATATGAGGGACAGAGAGCATATATTGTGAACTATATGTCAAGGAATGGTGCTCTCAGACAACAATTGTACAAGGAAATAGAG GTAGCAAGTGTTGATTCATTTCaaggaagagagaaagattACATAATTTTGTCTTGTGTGAGGAGTAATGAACATCAG GGTATTGGATTCCTTAATGATCCCCGTAGGCTGAATGTTGCTCTAACACGTGCTCGATATGGTATTGTTATTCTGGGAAACCCTAAAGTTTTGAGCAAACAGCCACTTTGGAATGGTTTATTGACACACTACAAG GAGCACGAGTGCTTGGTTGAGGGGCCTCTAAATAACTTAAAGCAGAGTATGGTCCAATTTCAGAAGCCCAAAAAG ATTTACAATGATCGAAGACTTTACGTTGGTGGTGGGCCTGGAATTGTGTCTAATGACATCTCATCATCTAGCCCAAATGCTGATAGAAGAGGTGGTCGTGGTAGGG GGTCATATATGCCTCCTGGTCCTCCTAATGGTTCTCATAAACCTGGAGTGCATCCTGGAGGTTTTCCTATGCCTCGTGTGCCCCTTCCACCGTTTCAGGGTGGTCCCCCTTCTCAACCATATGCTATTCCAACACGTGGACCTGTACATGGACCAGTTGGAGCTGTTCCTCATGTACCTCAACCAGGAAGTCGGGGTTTTGGGACTGGGCGGGGTAATGCTGGTGCTCCAATTGGCAGTCATCTCCAGCACCAGCAAGCCACTCAGCAAACGATTGGAACTGTTGGGTCTACTTTCAACTTTCCATCTCTTGAGAATCCAAATAGCCAACCATCCGTGGGTGGTCCTTTGACACAACCTGGATTTGTTAATAAT ATGCCAGTTCAAGGGGCTAGTCAAACCTTTCGCGATGGATTTTCCATTGGAGGCATGTCTCAG GATTTCTTGGGTGATGACTTCAAAAGCCAGGGATCACATGTTCCCTATAATGTTGCTGACTTCTCTACTCAG GCTTCACAAAGTGGCTATACTGTTGACTATGTTACACAAGGAGCACAAAGTGGATTTCCTGGAAACTTCTTAAACCAGAATTCTCAAGCTGGATATTCTCGATTTGGTTCTGGGAATGATTTCATGTCTCAG GACTACATGGCACATGGATCACAAGGTTTGTTTACTCAAGTTGGCTTTAATGACCGCACACAAGATGATGCATCTCAGAGCCACTTCGGTGTAACAAATTCCAATCAACTTCAGTCTCAG GGATTGATGAATTCTCTCTATTCCCAGCCCTTTGCCCACTACAACACTCAACCGCTAAATATGCATGCTTCTTCACAGCAGCAGCCTCAACCGGGCCAGGGCTCACAAAACCAGAAAGTCCACTATAATAGTTGA
- the LOC123216481 gene encoding regulator of nonsense transcripts 1 homolog isoform X2 yields the protein MSLPIQVAEKPRSTLQPYAWYRIPLTTRQTHASLPNYVGACFERCFKRLNTLCITHTRVLFLCLLTHHLNDNTYPNPPALTTTYTHTVRFIFTFSLSPSHIPSTKTLTLIFFLKIISTPFCSFCSMDSQQNNLFETASQPDTGTDAYTFLEFNTQGESEFDAYPEFRSPVSWPTPSDSLAVDPASTSTPTTPTTPSDSRGVSSSSDHHLHHHHNHHRHPDSLAATSSPSKRGTNNNSNNNNNTNTSSSQIVDGLAALSFEETGDDGEGFEYGKADFTEHACRYCGVSNPACVVRCNVPSCRKWFCNSRGNTSGSHIVNHLVRAKHKEVCLHKDSPLGETILECYNCGCRNVFLLGFISAKTESVVVLLCREPCLNVNALKDMNWDLSQWCPLIDDRCFLQWLVKVPSEQEQLRARQISAQQINKVEELWKTNPDATLEDLEKPGVDDEPQPVALKYEDAYQYQNVFAPLIKLEADYDKMMKESQSKDNVTIRWDIGLNKKRIAYFVFPKEDNELRLVPGDELRLRYSGDAAHPAWQSVGHVIKLTAQEEVALELRASQGVPVDISHGFSVDFVWKSTSFDRMQGAMKTFAVDETSVSGYIYHHLLGHEVEVQMVRNTLPRRFGAPGLPELNASQVFAVKSVLQRPISLIQGPPGTGKTVTSAAIVYHMAKQGQGQVLVCAPSNVAVDQLAEKISATGLKVVRLCAKSREAVSSPVEHLTLHYQVRHLDTSEKSELHKLQQLKDEQGELSSSDEKKYKALKRATEREISQSADVICCTCVGAGDPRLANFRFRQVLIDESTQATEPECLIPLVLGAKQVVLVGDHCQLGPVIMCKKAARAGLAQSLFERLVLLGLKPIRLQVQYRMHPSLSEFPSNSFYEGTLQNGVTVNERQSTGIDFPWPVPNRPMFFYVQMGQEEISASGTSYLNRTEAANVEKIVTTFLRSGVVPSQIGVITPYEGQRAYIVNYMSRNGALRQQLYKEIEVASVDSFQGREKDYIILSCVRSNEHQGIGFLNDPRRLNVALTRARYGIVILGNPKVLSKQPLWNGLLTHYKEHECLVEGPLNNLKQSMVQFQKPKKIYNDRRLYVGGGPGIVSNDISSSSPNADRRGGRGRGSYMPPGPPNGSHKPGVHPGGFPMPRVPLPPFQGGPPSQPYAIPTRGPVHGPVGAVPHVPQPGSRGFGTGRGNAGAPIGSHLQHQQATQQTIGTVGSTFNFPSLENPNSQPSMPVQGASQTFRDGFSIGGMSQDFLGDDFKSQGSHVPYNVADFSTQASQSGYTVDYVTQGAQSGFPGNFLNQNSQAGYSRFGSGNDFMSQDYMAHGSQGLFTQVGFNDRTQDDASQSHFGVTNSNQLQSQGLMNSLYSQPFAHYNTQPLNMHASSQQQPQPGQGSQNQKVHYNS from the exons ATGTCACTTCCCATCCAAGTGGCCGAAAAACCGCGCTCCACACTCCAGCCATATGCTTGGTATCGAATCCCCCTCACAACAAGACAGACCCACGCTTCTCTGCCCAATTACGTCGGCGCGTGTTTTGAGCGTTGTTTTAAACGCTTGAATACCCTCTGTATCACTCACACGCGCGTTCTGTTTCTCTGTCTTCTCACTCACCACCTTAACGACAACACATACCCAAACCCTCCCGCTTTAACAACAACATACACTCACACAGTTCGCTTCATTTttactttctctctctccccctCTCATATTCCTTCaacaaaaaccctaaccctaattttctttctaaaaataatatccACACCTTTTTGTTCGTTTTGTTCCATGGATTCTCAGCAAAACAACCTTTTCGAAACGGCATCACAGCCCGATACGGGAACCGACGCTTACACCTTTCTCGAATTCAACACACAAGGCGAGTCCGAGTTTGACGCGTATCCAGAATTTCGTTCGCCGGTATCCTGGCCCACACCTTCCGATTCTCTCGCAGTGGACCCCGCTTCCACGTCGACTCCTACCACCCCAACGACCCCTTCCGATTCACGCGGTGTATCTTCCTCCTCCGATCACCACCTCCATCACCACCACAATCACCACAGGCACCCCGATTCTCTTGCTGCCACGTCATCTCCTTCTAAAAGAGGAACGAACAATAACagtaataacaacaataacacTAATACAAGTAGTAGTCAGATTGTGGACGGGCTTGCTGCGTTGAGTTTCGAGGAGACGGGCGATGACGGGGAGGGGTTCGAGTATGGGAAAGCAGATTTCACGGAGCACGCTTGTCGGTACTGTGGGGTCTCGAACCCAGCGTGTGTTGTAAGGTGCAATGTCCCGTCGTGTCGTAAGTGGTTCTGTAATTCCAGAGGCAACACCTCCGGCTCACACATCGTCAATCACCTG GTTCGAGCAAAACACAAGGAAGTCTGTCTTCATAAAGACAGTCCTCTGGGAGAGACTATCCTTGAATGCTACAACTGTGGATGCCGAAATGTATTCCTTCTTGGCTTTATATCAGCAAAGACGGAGAGTGTTGTTGTTCTTCTCTGTAGGGAACCTTGCTTGAATGTAAATGCTTTGAAGGACATGAATTGGGATCTCAGTCAGTGGTGCCCCTTGATTGATGATAGGTGTTTCTTGCAATGGCTTGTTAAG GTCCCATCTGAACAGGAGCAGTTGAGGGCACGTCAGATCAGTGCTCAACAAATTAACAAGGTAGAAGAACTTTGGAAGACAAATCCTGATGCTACCCTTGAAGATCTCGAGAAGCCTGGTGTGGATGATGAACCTCAACCGGTGGCCTTGAAGTATGAAGATGCATATCAG TATCAAAATGTATTTGCACCACTTATCAAGCTTGAAGCTGACTATGATAAA ATGATGAAAGAATCCCAAAGCAAGGACAATGTCACAATCAGATGGGATATCGGTCTTAACAAGAAACGTATTGCATATTTTGTGTTTCCAAAG GAAGACAATGAGTTACGTTTAGTACCTGGCGATGAGTTGCGGTTGCGTTATTCGGGGGATGCAGCTCATCCAGCATGGCAGTCAGTTGGGCATGTG ATCAAGCTAACTGCACAAGAGGAGGTTGCACTTGAGCTTCGTGCGAGTCAG GGGGTTCCGGTTGATATAAGTCATGGATTCAGTGTCGATTTTGTGTGGAAGAGCACAAGCTTTGATAGGATGCAAGGGGCGATGAAAACTTTTGCTGTTGATGAAACAAGTGTCAGTGG GTATATTTACCACCACTTGTTGGGCCATGAGGTTGAGGTTCAGATGGTTCGCAATACACTGCCTCGCCGTTTTGGTGCACCTGGTCTTCCAGAGCTGAATGCATCACAA GTTTTTGCCGTAAAGAGTGTCCTCCAGAGGCCTATAAGTTTAATTCAAGGTCCACCTGGCACAGGGAAAACTGTCACTTCTGCAGCTATTGTATACCACATGGCCAAACAGGGCCAAGGGCAG GTTTTGGTGTGCGCACCAAGCAATGTTGCTGTTGACCAGCTAGCTGAAAAGATAAGTGCCACTGGATTAAAG GTTGTTAGACTTTGTGCCAAATCAAGGGAAGCTGTGAGCTCTCCAGTTGAGCATTTAACCCTTCATTACCAG GTTCGACATCTTGACACATCTGAGAAGAGTGAACTTCACAAGTTACAACAATTGAAAGATGAACAAG gAGAGTTGTCGAGCAGTGATGAGAAAAAATACAAGGCACTTAAGCGAGCAACAGAGAGGGAAATTTCACAGAGTGCTGATGTCATTTGTTGCACATGTGTTGGAGCTGGAGATCCTCGATTGGCAAATTTTAGATTCCGCCAG GTACTTATTGATGAGTCTACTCAGGCAACCGAACCTGAGTGTCTTATTCCTTTGGTTCTTGGGGCAAAACAG GTTGTTCTTGTCGGTGATCATTGCCAACTGGGTCCAGTCATTATGTGCAAGAAAGCAGCTCGTGCTGGGCTTGCTCAGTCTCTTTTTGAACGCCTTGTTTTACTTGGTTTAAAACCAATTAGATTACAG GTTCAATACCGCATGCACCCATCTCTGTCTGAATTTCCTTCCAATAGCTTCTATGAAGGCACTCTACAAAATGGTGTGACCGTCAATGAGAGGCAATCAACAGGAATTGATTTTCCGTGGCCTGTTCCGAATCGTCCCATGTTTTTTTATGTACAG atgGGACAAGAAGAGATTAGTGCCAGTGGAACATCCTATTTAAATCGAACTGAAGCTGCAAATGTTGAGAAAATTGTAACTACTTTCTTAAGGAGCGGGGTGGTCCCTAGCCAG ATTGGGGTGATAACACCATATGAGGGACAGAGAGCATATATTGTGAACTATATGTCAAGGAATGGTGCTCTCAGACAACAATTGTACAAGGAAATAGAG GTAGCAAGTGTTGATTCATTTCaaggaagagagaaagattACATAATTTTGTCTTGTGTGAGGAGTAATGAACATCAG GGTATTGGATTCCTTAATGATCCCCGTAGGCTGAATGTTGCTCTAACACGTGCTCGATATGGTATTGTTATTCTGGGAAACCCTAAAGTTTTGAGCAAACAGCCACTTTGGAATGGTTTATTGACACACTACAAG GAGCACGAGTGCTTGGTTGAGGGGCCTCTAAATAACTTAAAGCAGAGTATGGTCCAATTTCAGAAGCCCAAAAAG ATTTACAATGATCGAAGACTTTACGTTGGTGGTGGGCCTGGAATTGTGTCTAATGACATCTCATCATCTAGCCCAAATGCTGATAGAAGAGGTGGTCGTGGTAGGG GGTCATATATGCCTCCTGGTCCTCCTAATGGTTCTCATAAACCTGGAGTGCATCCTGGAGGTTTTCCTATGCCTCGTGTGCCCCTTCCACCGTTTCAGGGTGGTCCCCCTTCTCAACCATATGCTATTCCAACACGTGGACCTGTACATGGACCAGTTGGAGCTGTTCCTCATGTACCTCAACCAGGAAGTCGGGGTTTTGGGACTGGGCGGGGTAATGCTGGTGCTCCAATTGGCAGTCATCTCCAGCACCAGCAAGCCACTCAGCAAACGATTGGAACTGTTGGGTCTACTTTCAACTTTCCATCTCTTGAGAATCCAAATAGCCAACCATCC ATGCCAGTTCAAGGGGCTAGTCAAACCTTTCGCGATGGATTTTCCATTGGAGGCATGTCTCAG GATTTCTTGGGTGATGACTTCAAAAGCCAGGGATCACATGTTCCCTATAATGTTGCTGACTTCTCTACTCAG GCTTCACAAAGTGGCTATACTGTTGACTATGTTACACAAGGAGCACAAAGTGGATTTCCTGGAAACTTCTTAAACCAGAATTCTCAAGCTGGATATTCTCGATTTGGTTCTGGGAATGATTTCATGTCTCAG GACTACATGGCACATGGATCACAAGGTTTGTTTACTCAAGTTGGCTTTAATGACCGCACACAAGATGATGCATCTCAGAGCCACTTCGGTGTAACAAATTCCAATCAACTTCAGTCTCAG GGATTGATGAATTCTCTCTATTCCCAGCCCTTTGCCCACTACAACACTCAACCGCTAAATATGCATGCTTCTTCACAGCAGCAGCCTCAACCGGGCCAGGGCTCACAAAACCAGAAAGTCCACTATAATAGTTGA